A DNA window from Theobroma cacao cultivar B97-61/B2 chromosome 5, Criollo_cocoa_genome_V2, whole genome shotgun sequence contains the following coding sequences:
- the LOC18598714 gene encoding uncharacterized protein LOC18598714, translating to MDAGNCLEAVAMRVALEWEREKTRVMKESLRDDELALLEKALEHSMLMGKKEETLAEIELQEKLIDDFMVFIGAVENNDVEIAQNFDEKAMMDAIVAMLNSEGNSGGNGEGLGGAYGGHNDLDVAIEGTGRDGGEGS from the exons ATG GATGCAGGAAATTGCCTTGAGGCGGTCGCTATGCGAGTTGCATTGGAATGGGAGAGAGAAAAGACCAGGGTTATGAAAGAGTCGTTGAGAGATGATGAACTTGCACTTCTAGAGAAGGCGCTAGAACACTCCATGCTAATGGGAAAGAAGGAGGAAACGCTTGCAGAGATAGAATTACAGGAAAAACTGATTGACGATTTCATGGTTTTCATTGGAGCTGTTGAGAATAACGATGTCGAGATTGCTCAGAATTTTGATGAGAAAGCTATGATGGACGCTATTGTTGCTATGCTGAACAGTGAGGGCAACTCTGGCGGGAACGGTGAAGGACTTGGCGGCGCTTACg GCGGGCATAACGATCTTGACGTCGCTATTGAAGGAACAGGGCGTGACGGCGGTGAAGGCAGCTAA